In one window of Haloimpatiens sp. FM7315 DNA:
- a CDS encoding GerMN domain-containing protein, with translation MSLEVKDSTAYVDLDAEVAKKLNGGSSSESMLVYSIVDTLVLNKELGIEKVQFLVDGKIQESINGHLDISGAIKPDLSMIQSK, from the coding sequence ATTTCTTTAGAAGTAAAAGACAGTACTGCTTATGTAGACTTAGATGCAGAGGTTGCTAAAAAGCTAAATGGAGGATCTTCTAGTGAAAGTATGCTTGTATATTCTATAGTAGATACTTTAGTACTTAATAAAGAGTTAGGTATAGAAAAAGTTCAATTTCTTGTAGATGGAAAAATCCAAGAATCCATAAACGGACATTTGGATATTAGTGGTGCTATAAAACCTGATTTGTCTATGATTCAAAGTAAATAA
- a CDS encoding type II secretion system protein — translation MKIKKQLMFKTKEKNGFTLIELVIVVAIIGILTLVSIPKVGKAHLKAKQNADMANAKTIANAANMAVVQDGTLSKTNIVNNLQSVPSPKSKGSNFVVEQINEIISIYVKDGNDYYLLYPAKTYPTDKAIKSSGYEIILD, via the coding sequence TTGAAAATTAAGAAACAATTAATGTTTAAAACAAAAGAAAAAAATGGATTTACATTAATTGAACTTGTAATCGTGGTGGCAATTATTGGAATACTAACCTTAGTTTCTATACCTAAAGTAGGCAAAGCACATTTAAAAGCTAAACAAAATGCAGATATGGCCAATGCCAAAACTATTGCAAATGCAGCTAATATGGCAGTAGTTCAAGATGGAACCTTAAGTAAAACCAATATAGTAAATAATTTGCAGAGCGTACCAAGTCCTAAATCAAAGGGATCCAATTTTGTTGTAGAACAAATTAATGAAATTATCAGTATCTACGTTAAAGATGGAAATGATTACTATCTTTTATATCCAGCAAAAACATACCCCACTGATAAAGCAATAAAGAGTAGTGGTTATGAAATAATACTAGATTAA
- a CDS encoding urocanate hydratase: MINNIDISKSMTIKLEESLPEMPNFIEGIRRAPNRGFSLTKDQTKLALKNALRYIPEKFHEKLAPEFLNELLTRGRIYGYRFRPEGRIFGKSIDEYKGNCIEGKAFQVMIDNNLDFNVALYPYELVTYGETGQVCQNWMQYGLIKKYLEELRCDQTLVIESGHPLGLFKSNPNAPRVIITNGLLIGMFDDQDNWHSAMQLGVSNYGQMTAGGWMYIGPQGIVHGTFNTLLNAGRLKLGIPHDDDLKGYLFVSSGLGGMSGAQPKAVEIANGVGIIAEVDYSRIQTRLEQGWVKKVSSNLDEVFNWANEAINSKTTLSIAYHGNIVDLLAYAVEKNINIPLLSDQTSCHAAYDGGYCPQGISFDERTELLKNDRETFKKLVDESLIKHFEMIKILVSRGTYFFDYGNSFMKAIYDAGAKEIAKNGVDEKDGFIFPSYVEDIMGPMLFDYGYGPFRWVCLSGKHEDLIKTDNAAMNCIDKNRRGQDRDNYIWIRDAEKNKLVVGTEARILYQDAKGRMKIALKFNEMVRNGEVGPIMLGRDHHDVSGTDSPFRETSNIKDGSNITCDMAVQCFAGNAARGMSLVALHNGGGVGIGKSVNGGFGLVLDGSSKVDDIIKSAMAWDVMSGVARRSWARNEHAVETTIEYNEKTLGENHITIPYIADDKLIDSLINK, encoded by the coding sequence TTGATTAATAACATTGATATTTCAAAATCTATGACAATTAAATTAGAAGAGAGTCTTCCTGAAATGCCTAATTTTATTGAGGGTATAAGGCGTGCTCCAAATCGAGGATTCTCACTTACAAAAGATCAAACAAAGCTAGCTTTAAAAAACGCTTTAAGATATATTCCGGAAAAATTTCATGAAAAGTTAGCTCCTGAATTTTTAAATGAACTTTTAACAAGAGGAAGAATTTATGGATACAGATTTAGACCTGAAGGAAGAATATTTGGTAAATCCATAGATGAATATAAAGGAAACTGTATTGAAGGTAAAGCTTTTCAAGTAATGATAGATAATAACCTTGATTTTAATGTGGCACTCTACCCTTATGAACTTGTTACTTATGGTGAAACAGGTCAAGTATGTCAAAACTGGATGCAGTATGGACTTATAAAGAAATATTTAGAGGAACTTAGATGTGACCAAACTTTAGTTATAGAATCAGGTCATCCCCTAGGTCTTTTTAAATCAAATCCAAATGCTCCAAGAGTTATAATTACAAACGGACTATTAATTGGTATGTTTGACGATCAAGACAACTGGCATAGTGCTATGCAATTAGGTGTATCAAATTATGGTCAAATGACAGCTGGAGGATGGATGTACATAGGACCTCAAGGAATCGTTCATGGAACTTTTAATACTTTATTAAATGCTGGCAGATTAAAACTTGGAATCCCTCATGATGACGATTTAAAAGGATACTTATTTGTATCTTCTGGTCTTGGTGGAATGAGTGGTGCTCAGCCAAAAGCCGTTGAAATAGCTAACGGTGTTGGAATAATTGCGGAAGTGGATTACTCTAGAATACAAACAAGACTTGAACAAGGCTGGGTTAAAAAAGTCTCTTCAAACCTAGATGAAGTTTTCAATTGGGCTAATGAAGCTATAAATAGTAAGACTACTCTTTCTATTGCCTACCACGGAAACATTGTAGATTTACTAGCCTATGCTGTAGAAAAAAACATAAATATTCCTTTACTATCTGACCAGACTTCCTGCCATGCTGCTTATGATGGAGGCTATTGTCCACAAGGTATTAGTTTTGATGAAAGGACAGAACTTCTAAAAAATGATAGAGAAACTTTTAAAAAGTTAGTAGATGAAAGCTTAATAAAGCATTTTGAAATGATTAAAATATTAGTTTCTAGAGGTACTTATTTCTTTGACTATGGTAACTCATTTATGAAAGCAATTTATGATGCTGGTGCAAAAGAAATAGCCAAAAACGGTGTAGATGAAAAAGATGGTTTCATATTTCCTTCCTATGTTGAAGATATAATGGGACCTATGTTATTTGATTATGGATATGGACCATTTAGATGGGTTTGCTTAAGTGGCAAACACGAAGACCTAATAAAAACAGATAATGCTGCTATGAATTGTATAGATAAAAACAGACGAGGTCAAGACAGAGATAATTATATTTGGATAAGAGATGCTGAAAAAAACAAACTTGTTGTTGGTACAGAAGCGAGAATTTTATACCAAGATGCAAAGGGAAGAATGAAGATTGCCCTTAAATTTAATGAAATGGTTAGAAATGGGGAAGTCGGTCCTATTATGCTAGGAAGAGATCACCATGATGTAAGTGGTACTGATTCACCATTTAGAGAAACCTCTAATATAAAAGATGGTAGTAATATAACCTGCGATATGGCAGTACAATGCTTTGCTGGAAATGCTGCAAGGGGTATGAGTTTAGTTGCACTTCACAACGGTGGAGGTGTTGGTATTGGTAAATCTGTAAACGGAGGATTTGGTTTAGTTTTAGATGGAAGTTCTAAAGTTGATGATATAATAAAATCTGCTATGGCCTGGGATGTTATGAGTGGAGTTGCTAGACGTTCTTGGGCAAGAAATGAACACGCTGTAGAAACTACTATAGAGTATAACGAAAAGACTTTAGGGGAAAATCACATTACAATTCCATATATAGCTGATGATAAACTTATTGATAGCCTAATAAACAAGTAG
- a CDS encoding YbjN domain-containing protein, whose translation MNNTAARFSSLLEKQGFPMAIIKVEDRGEKDTVFAFGQLIKNNQVNIVIDFDEESTCIDFNIFSLAKLKPETNRIKVFELLNRYNSSFRFPKFYIDKEDEVVAQITIPYEKEVSEEMMFDMLRSMLSFCHKVSDEISDTLE comes from the coding sequence ATGAATAATACAGCAGCTAGATTTAGTAGTTTACTAGAAAAGCAAGGATTCCCTATGGCAATAATAAAAGTTGAAGACAGAGGGGAGAAGGATACTGTTTTTGCTTTCGGGCAATTAATAAAAAATAATCAAGTCAACATAGTGATTGATTTTGATGAAGAAAGCACTTGTATAGATTTTAATATATTTAGTTTAGCAAAATTAAAACCTGAAACAAATAGGATAAAAGTTTTTGAACTATTAAATAGATACAACAGTTCTTTTAGATTTCCAAAATTTTATATAGATAAAGAAGATGAAGTTGTAGCTCAAATAACTATACCTTATGAAAAAGAAGTTAGCGAAGAAATGATGTTTGATATGCTTCGTTCAATGTTATCATTTTGTCATAAGGTATCAGATGAGATATCAGATACTTTAGAATAA
- a CDS encoding A24 family peptidase → MLYIIFFLGLIIGSFLNVCIYRIPREESIVVPHSHCIKCNHKIKFYDLIPLISYAFLKGKCRNCKEKISLIYPLVEVITAISWTLIYKNYGYSVYFFKYIFLIDLMIVISFIDYKFQEVYFSTFLIGLIGGSIFIILEMVTYNNFPYIFKNYLLGGVVLAVLLSIIIILTKGMGWGDAEIVFLVGFF, encoded by the coding sequence ATGCTTTATATTATATTTTTTCTTGGATTAATTATTGGAAGTTTTTTGAACGTATGTATATATAGAATTCCAAGGGAAGAGTCCATAGTAGTGCCTCATTCCCACTGCATAAAATGTAATCATAAAATAAAGTTTTATGACTTAATACCACTTATAAGTTATGCTTTTTTAAAAGGAAAATGCAGAAATTGTAAAGAAAAAATTTCATTGATTTATCCTTTAGTTGAGGTAATTACAGCAATATCCTGGACTTTAATTTATAAAAATTATGGTTATAGTGTATACTTTTTTAAATACATATTTTTAATAGATTTAATGATAGTTATTTCGTTTATTGACTATAAATTTCAAGAGGTATATTTTTCTACTTTTTTAATTGGGTTAATTGGGGGAAGTATTTTTATTATACTTGAGATGGTAACTTACAATAATTTCCCGTACATATTTAAAAACTATCTGCTTGGAGGAGTGGTTTTGGCAGTATTATTATCTATTATAATTATTTTAACTAAAGGTATGGGCTGGGGAGATGCAGAAATAGTATTTTTGGTGGGATTTTTTTAG
- a CDS encoding YjjI family glycine radical enzyme, translating into MNEVLQIIKDSSLTYEQKVLTLARAAENSINVLKIDDDSKEYLSEGIICDLGEGHAPYRPRYIVPDYDKFMKNGSAFLGLKPAKDIWEATNNLLILYRHVPSITSFPVSLGNIDTLLEPYVNDEEEAFRAIKLFLLHIDRTITDSFCHANIGPFDTKAGRLILKAQRELQAAIPNITLKYSKDTSESFAIDCVNTALVTAKPSFANHEMFSSEFGENYNIVSCYNGLYTGGGSYTLCRLNFAFLGKKAKNIEDFINKVLPDAVVRMAKYMDERVKFLVEQSGFFETSFLVKEGLISRDKFSAMFGMFGLADCVNYLLNAKEEKDRFGHSNEANSLGLKIIAKLEEEVKKHKAPYCEASNNCYILHSQVGIDSDKGITPGCRIPIGEEPELPQHIIKSAPFHKYFPSGIGDIFPFETTAKKNPKFVLDIINGAFKLNMRYFSLYASDSDVIRITGYLVKKSDIEKLNKGEQALQDTVVLGLGAVKNQKVLERKVTKYE; encoded by the coding sequence ATGAACGAAGTATTACAAATTATTAAAGACTCCAGCCTAACCTATGAACAAAAAGTTTTAACTCTTGCAAGGGCTGCTGAAAATAGTATTAATGTTTTAAAAATAGATGATGATTCAAAGGAATATTTAAGCGAAGGTATAATCTGCGATTTAGGAGAAGGACATGCACCTTATAGACCTAGATATATTGTACCTGACTATGATAAATTCATGAAAAATGGAAGTGCATTTTTAGGCTTAAAACCTGCAAAAGATATTTGGGAAGCTACTAATAATTTATTAATTCTCTACAGACATGTTCCATCCATTACTTCTTTTCCTGTATCTTTAGGAAATATAGATACACTTTTAGAGCCTTACGTAAATGATGAAGAAGAAGCTTTTAGAGCTATAAAATTATTCTTACTTCATATAGATAGAACTATAACAGATTCCTTTTGTCATGCAAATATTGGTCCTTTTGATACAAAAGCAGGAAGATTAATTTTAAAAGCTCAAAGGGAACTTCAAGCTGCAATACCAAACATCACTTTAAAATATAGTAAGGATACTTCTGAAAGTTTTGCTATTGACTGCGTAAATACTGCCCTTGTAACTGCTAAACCAAGTTTTGCAAATCACGAGATGTTTTCTAGTGAATTTGGAGAAAACTACAACATAGTAAGCTGTTACAATGGTCTTTATACTGGTGGTGGAAGCTATACTTTATGCAGATTGAATTTTGCATTTTTAGGGAAAAAAGCTAAGAATATAGAGGATTTTATAAATAAAGTTTTACCAGATGCAGTAGTTAGAATGGCAAAATACATGGATGAAAGAGTTAAATTTCTAGTTGAACAAAGTGGATTCTTTGAAACTAGTTTTTTAGTAAAAGAAGGTCTAATTTCAAGAGACAAATTTTCTGCAATGTTTGGCATGTTTGGACTTGCGGACTGTGTAAACTACCTTTTAAATGCTAAAGAAGAAAAAGATAGATTTGGACATAGTAACGAAGCTAATTCTCTTGGCTTAAAAATAATAGCTAAACTAGAAGAAGAGGTTAAAAAGCACAAAGCACCATACTGTGAGGCAAGTAATAACTGCTATATTCTCCACTCTCAAGTTGGAATAGATAGTGATAAAGGAATAACTCCTGGCTGCAGAATACCTATTGGTGAGGAACCAGAACTACCTCAGCATATAATAAAATCTGCTCCATTCCACAAATATTTTCCATCAGGTATAGGCGATATTTTTCCTTTTGAAACAACAGCTAAAAAGAACCCTAAATTTGTTTTAGATATTATTAATGGCGCTTTTAAGCTTAATATGAGATATTTCTCATTATATGCTTCAGATTCTGATGTTATAAGGATTACTGGATATTTAGTAAAGAAATCTGACATAGAGAAATTGAATAAAGGAGAGCAAGCTCTTCAAGATACAGTGGTTTTAGGACTTGGAGCTGTAAAAAATCAAAAGGTTTTAGAAAGAAAGGTCACAAAATATGAATAA
- a CDS encoding YjjW family glycine radical enzyme activase, giving the protein MNKALVNKIIPFSSVDGPGNRLSLFLQGCNFNCLYCHNPETINRCVNCKDCVKSCPTGALYLEGNKVLWNSSLCIKCDECIKICTHNASPKTTLMTVNEIIEKIKSVLPFISGITVSGGECSLQSDFLVELFAEVKKLGITCFMDTNASTPIYNNQELLKVLDKAMIDLKAYDNAEHLSLTGMSNETVLRNIKILASLNKLYEIRTVIVPDLLNNRHTVDMTSKLISSIDNNIIYKLIKYRPLGVRENLINSTVPSMDLMNSLSSLAKKNGCKNVIIL; this is encoded by the coding sequence ATGAATAAAGCCCTAGTAAATAAAATTATACCCTTTAGTTCTGTAGATGGACCTGGAAATAGGCTTTCCTTGTTTCTACAAGGATGTAATTTTAATTGTCTTTATTGTCATAATCCTGAGACTATAAATAGATGTGTTAATTGCAAGGATTGTGTTAAAAGTTGTCCTACTGGAGCTTTGTACTTGGAAGGAAATAAGGTTCTTTGGAATAGTTCACTTTGCATTAAATGTGATGAATGCATAAAAATCTGTACACATAATGCTTCTCCAAAAACCACTTTAATGACAGTAAATGAGATTATAGAAAAAATTAAATCTGTTCTCCCTTTTATTTCTGGAATTACTGTTTCTGGAGGAGAATGCAGTCTTCAAAGTGATTTTTTAGTAGAACTATTTGCTGAAGTTAAAAAGCTTGGAATTACTTGTTTTATGGATACAAATGCTTCAACACCAATTTATAATAATCAAGAATTATTAAAAGTTCTAGATAAGGCAATGATTGATTTAAAAGCATATGATAATGCCGAGCATCTCTCACTTACCGGCATGAGCAATGAAACAGTTCTTAGGAACATAAAAATCCTAGCTTCTCTTAACAAATTATACGAGATAAGAACTGTAATAGTTCCAGATTTATTAAATAACAGGCACACTGTAGACATGACAAGTAAACTAATTTCTTCTATTGATAATAATATTATTTATAAATTGATTAAATATAGACCTTTAGGGGTAAGGGAAAACTTAATAAATTCTACTGTTCCATCTATGGATTTAATGAATTCTTTAAGCTCTTTAGCTAAGAAAAACGGATGTAAAAATGTAATTATTCTATAG
- a CDS encoding aminotransferase class V-fold PLP-dependent enzyme — MYNILDLRHFILGVDTKVPLKNGYMTTQINFDNAATTPPFISVMKKINEFAPWYSSIHRGTGYKSKFSTQIYEFCRKVVAQFVNADLQTQDVIFVKNTTEAINKLSYLLKNDDNKDIILCSAMEHHSNDLPWRDKFTVIYIDLDKNGRISLTDFEDKLKKYEGRIKLVTVTGASNVTGYVNPIYEMAELTHKYGSKILIDGAQLIPHRGLDMNPSSINCNIDFLAFSAHKMYAPFGAGVLIGPKALFKNTISEQTGGGTVKIVTPNKVIWDESPENQEAGTPNLIGVIALCEAINTLNLIGMKKIDSYENSLKKYTIEKMSLIKDIEIYSKLDNLNPGVGIIPFNIKGIPHEVTASLLSDYFGIAVRNGCFCAHPYVERLLDVSEDELEKMIKNPSANKRGIVRISFGLYNNYREIDVLVNALNYIIKTK; from the coding sequence ATGTATAATATTTTAGACTTAAGGCATTTTATACTAGGTGTAGATACGAAAGTGCCTTTAAAAAATGGATATATGACTACTCAAATTAATTTTGATAATGCAGCAACTACCCCTCCTTTTATATCTGTAATGAAAAAAATAAATGAATTTGCTCCTTGGTACTCTTCTATACACAGAGGTACTGGATACAAATCAAAATTCTCCACCCAAATATATGAATTCTGTAGGAAAGTAGTTGCTCAATTTGTAAATGCAGATTTACAAACACAAGATGTAATCTTTGTAAAAAACACCACTGAAGCTATTAATAAACTTTCTTATTTATTGAAAAATGATGATAATAAAGATATTATCCTTTGCAGTGCTATGGAACATCACTCAAACGACTTACCTTGGAGAGATAAGTTCACAGTTATATATATAGATTTAGATAAAAATGGTAGAATATCTTTAACTGACTTTGAAGATAAACTAAAGAAATATGAAGGCAGAATAAAACTTGTAACAGTTACCGGTGCCTCAAATGTAACGGGTTATGTTAATCCTATATATGAAATGGCAGAACTAACTCATAAGTACGGAAGTAAAATTTTAATTGATGGAGCCCAGTTAATTCCTCATAGAGGTTTAGATATGAATCCTTCTTCTATAAATTGTAATATTGATTTCTTAGCCTTTTCAGCCCACAAAATGTATGCTCCTTTTGGTGCTGGAGTATTAATAGGTCCAAAGGCCCTTTTTAAAAATACTATTTCAGAACAAACTGGCGGTGGTACTGTAAAAATTGTAACCCCAAATAAAGTAATATGGGATGAATCTCCAGAAAATCAAGAAGCAGGTACACCTAATTTAATTGGAGTTATTGCACTTTGCGAAGCTATTAACACTTTAAATTTGATTGGGATGAAAAAAATAGACAGCTATGAAAATTCACTTAAAAAATACACTATAGAAAAAATGAGTTTAATTAAGGATATAGAAATATATAGCAAATTAGATAATTTAAACCCTGGTGTTGGAATAATACCTTTTAATATTAAAGGTATCCCACACGAGGTGACAGCAAGTCTTCTTTCAGATTATTTTGGAATCGCAGTTAGAAATGGCTGTTTTTGTGCTCACCCTTATGTAGAAAGATTATTAGATGTTTCAGAAGATGAATTAGAAAAAATGATTAAAAACCCTTCCGCAAACAAACGTGGAATTGTGAGAATTAGCTTTGGATTATATAATAACTATAGAGAAATTGATGTTTTAGTAAATGCCTTAAACTATATAATAAAAACAAAATAA